One Streptomyces sp. B21-105 genomic region harbors:
- a CDS encoding nitrilase-related carbon-nitrogen hydrolase, which produces MSRVIRAAVFQTAWTGDKESMIQVHEQAVRDAAAQGAQVLCFQELFYGPYFCQVQDPQFYEYAEQIPDGPIVRRFQALAREHGIVLVLPMYEEEQPGVLYNTAAVIDADGSYLGKYRKHHIPQVNGFWEKFYFRPGNAGWPVFETAVGKIGVYICYDRHFPEGWRALGLEGAEIVFNPSATSRGLSAYLWQLEQPAAAVANEYFVGAINRVGVEELGDNDFYGTSYFVDPEAQFVGEVASDKEPELVVRDLDMAKLRAVRDRWQFYRDRRPEAYGPLTAP; this is translated from the coding sequence ATGAGCAGAGTGATCCGTGCCGCCGTCTTCCAGACGGCCTGGACCGGCGACAAGGAATCGATGATCCAGGTGCACGAGCAGGCGGTCCGCGACGCGGCCGCGCAGGGTGCTCAGGTCCTGTGTTTCCAGGAGCTGTTCTACGGACCGTACTTCTGCCAGGTCCAGGACCCGCAGTTCTACGAGTACGCCGAGCAGATCCCCGACGGCCCGATCGTCCGGCGTTTCCAGGCGCTCGCCAGGGAGCACGGCATCGTCCTGGTGCTGCCGATGTACGAGGAGGAACAGCCCGGCGTCCTCTACAACACCGCCGCCGTGATCGACGCGGACGGTTCCTACCTCGGCAAGTACCGCAAGCACCACATCCCGCAGGTGAACGGTTTCTGGGAGAAGTTCTACTTCCGCCCTGGGAACGCCGGCTGGCCGGTCTTCGAGACGGCCGTCGGGAAGATCGGCGTCTACATCTGTTACGACCGCCATTTCCCCGAGGGCTGGCGCGCGCTGGGGCTCGAGGGCGCCGAGATCGTCTTCAACCCGTCGGCGACCTCCCGCGGTCTGTCCGCGTACCTGTGGCAGCTGGAGCAGCCGGCGGCGGCCGTCGCCAACGAGTACTTCGTCGGCGCGATCAACCGGGTCGGCGTCGAGGAGCTCGGCGACAACGACTTCTACGGGACCTCGTACTTCGTGGACCCGGAGGCCCAGTTCGTCGGGGAGGTGGCCAGCGACAAGGAGCCCGAACTCGTCGTCCGCGACCTCGACATGGCGAAGCTGCGCGCGGTCCGCGACCGCTGGCAGTTCTACCGCGACCGCCGTCCGGAGGCCTACGGCCCGCTGACCGCACCGTAG
- a CDS encoding aspartate aminotransferase family protein: MSDLYARHRSVLPDWLALYYEEPLEITHGEGRHVWDSEGNKYLDFFGGILTTMTAHALPEVTKAVAEQAGRIVHSSTLYLNRPMVELAERIAHVSGIPDARVFFTTSGTEANDTALLLATAHRRSNTVLAMRNSYHGRSFSAVGITGNRGWSPTSLSPLQTVYVHGGVRGRGPFAGLDDAAFIDACVADLKDLLGHTRPPAALIAEPIQGVGGFTSPPDGLYAAFREVLDERGILWIADEVQTGWGRTGEHFWGWQAHGRNGPPDIVTFAKGIGNGMSVGGVIARSEIMNCLDANSISTFGGTQITMAAALANLSYLLEHDLQGNARRVGGMLIERLRAATAQDPGVREVRGRGLMIGVELTRPGTGLADPDRASAVLEAARADGLLIGKGGGHDTSALRVAPPLSLTVAEAEEGAAILESALRSTR, translated from the coding sequence GTGAGCGACCTCTACGCCCGGCACCGGAGCGTCCTGCCCGACTGGCTCGCCCTCTACTACGAGGAGCCGCTGGAGATCACCCACGGCGAGGGCCGGCACGTCTGGGACTCCGAGGGAAACAAGTACCTCGACTTCTTCGGCGGCATCCTCACCACCATGACCGCGCACGCGCTGCCCGAGGTCACCAAGGCGGTCGCCGAGCAGGCCGGACGGATCGTCCACTCCTCGACGCTCTATCTCAACCGGCCCATGGTCGAACTCGCCGAGCGCATCGCCCACGTCAGCGGCATCCCCGACGCCCGGGTCTTCTTCACCACCTCGGGCACCGAAGCCAACGACACCGCGCTGCTGCTCGCCACCGCCCACCGGCGCAGCAACACCGTGCTGGCCATGCGCAACAGTTACCACGGCCGTTCCTTCAGCGCGGTCGGCATCACCGGCAACCGCGGCTGGTCCCCGACGTCGCTGTCCCCGCTGCAGACGGTGTACGTGCACGGCGGGGTCCGCGGCCGGGGCCCCTTCGCCGGCCTCGACGACGCCGCGTTCATCGACGCCTGCGTCGCGGACCTGAAGGACCTGCTCGGCCACACCCGCCCGCCCGCCGCCCTGATCGCCGAGCCCATCCAGGGGGTCGGCGGATTCACCTCGCCGCCCGACGGCCTGTACGCGGCCTTCCGTGAGGTGCTGGACGAACGCGGCATCCTGTGGATCGCCGACGAGGTGCAGACCGGCTGGGGCCGCACCGGCGAGCACTTCTGGGGCTGGCAGGCACACGGCCGAAACGGTCCGCCGGACATCGTCACCTTCGCCAAGGGCATCGGCAACGGCATGTCCGTCGGCGGCGTCATCGCCCGCTCCGAGATCATGAACTGCCTGGACGCCAACAGCATCTCCACCTTCGGCGGCACCCAGATCACCATGGCGGCCGCCCTCGCCAACCTCTCCTACCTGCTGGAACACGACCTCCAGGGCAACGCCCGGCGGGTCGGCGGGATGCTCATCGAGCGGCTGCGGGCCGCCACCGCCCAGGATCCGGGCGTGCGGGAGGTGCGCGGGCGCGGCCTCATGATCGGCGTCGAGCTGACCCGGCCGGGTACCGGCCTGGCCGACCCGGACCGGGCGTCCGCCGTGCTGGAGGCGGCCCGCGCCGACGGGCTGCTGATCGGCAAGGGCGGCGGTCACGACACCAGCGCCCTGCGCGTCGCACCCCCGTTGTCCCTGACCGTGGCGGAGGCCGAAGAGGGCGCCGCCATCCTCGAGAGCGCGCTGAGGAGCACGCGATAG
- a CDS encoding PucR family transcriptional regulator, whose amino-acid sequence MTIALESWGPVEPLEPALSVRQVLSLERVMAGEPEVVAGAGRLDRPVRWVHVAEAADVGVMLTGGEMVLTTGVLLAGDENAQTEYVRSLHRAEAAAVVLGLGRAFPTTPDAMRRAAERCGLPMIVLHRPFPFAELTEEVQSRLVRRKFAAVSLSEAVRTALTALITAGAPLQLLLDEIAQHAGCPVVVTNLAHRVLATAGERPAVDDVLRDWERIARQAGGTEGDGWIRAELGGRGERWGQIVLCGHRGATAGGRLLADRAAEALVLHRMLGGASAHSWEEQSAQSLLTDLISGVVPARQLLPRARAAGLPVNRRTFVPLVVRDVALDRLDRVLRLLGLPGLVAELADGATAVLLSLARDQDAEALAAHFATRLRTESGRARTVVAAADPRTVWDEVPAGLREAQHVADAVADSAAVLDLPLVVRLRDVHLRGLIRLLRDDPHVQSFAERELDGLLCAAGDDLLAVLRTYLATGRNKSRTAQLHHVSRPALYRRLEAIEGRLGVDLDDFEQAASVHIALLAHDAQQG is encoded by the coding sequence ATGACCATTGCCCTGGAGTCCTGGGGGCCCGTGGAGCCGCTGGAACCCGCCCTGTCGGTCCGTCAGGTCCTGTCCCTGGAAAGGGTGATGGCCGGCGAACCCGAAGTGGTGGCGGGCGCCGGCCGGCTCGACCGGCCGGTGCGCTGGGTGCACGTCGCCGAGGCCGCCGACGTCGGCGTGATGCTGACCGGCGGCGAGATGGTCCTCACCACCGGCGTGCTCCTCGCCGGCGACGAGAACGCGCAGACCGAGTACGTCCGCTCCCTGCACCGCGCCGAGGCCGCGGCCGTGGTGCTGGGCCTCGGACGGGCGTTCCCGACCACGCCCGACGCGATGCGGCGGGCCGCCGAACGGTGCGGGCTGCCGATGATCGTGCTCCATCGCCCCTTCCCCTTCGCCGAGTTGACGGAGGAGGTGCAGTCCCGGCTGGTGCGGCGCAAGTTCGCCGCCGTCAGCCTCTCGGAGGCCGTGCGGACCGCGCTCACCGCGCTGATCACCGCGGGAGCTCCGCTGCAACTGCTGCTCGACGAGATCGCCCAGCACGCCGGCTGTCCCGTCGTCGTCACCAACCTCGCCCACCGGGTGCTGGCCACGGCGGGGGAGCGGCCGGCGGTCGACGACGTGCTGCGGGACTGGGAACGCATCGCCCGCCAGGCCGGCGGCACCGAGGGCGACGGCTGGATCCGCGCCGAACTCGGCGGCCGCGGCGAACGCTGGGGGCAGATCGTGCTCTGCGGCCACCGCGGCGCCACCGCGGGCGGACGGCTGCTCGCCGACCGGGCCGCCGAGGCGCTGGTGCTGCACCGCATGCTCGGCGGCGCCTCCGCCCACTCCTGGGAGGAGCAGTCCGCGCAGAGCCTGCTCACGGATCTGATCTCCGGTGTCGTCCCGGCGCGCCAGCTGCTGCCGCGGGCCCGGGCGGCCGGCCTCCCCGTCAACCGGCGCACCTTCGTGCCGCTCGTCGTGCGGGACGTCGCCCTCGACCGACTCGACCGCGTGCTGCGGCTGCTGGGACTGCCGGGACTGGTCGCGGAACTCGCGGACGGGGCGACGGCGGTGCTGCTCAGCCTCGCCCGCGACCAGGACGCCGAGGCGCTCGCCGCCCACTTCGCGACCCGGTTGCGCACCGAGTCGGGCCGGGCCCGCACGGTCGTCGCGGCCGCCGACCCGCGGACCGTGTGGGACGAGGTGCCCGCCGGGCTGCGCGAGGCCCAGCACGTGGCGGACGCCGTGGCCGACTCGGCAGCCGTCCTCGACCTGCCGCTCGTCGTCCGGCTGAGGGACGTCCACCTGCGCGGACTGATCCGGCTGCTGCGGGACGACCCGCACGTGCAGTCGTTCGCCGAGCGGGAGCTGGACGGACTGCTGTGCGCGGCCGGCGACGACCTGCTCGCCGTCCTGCGGACATATCTGGCCACCGGCCGCAACAAGTCCCGCACCGCCCAGCTCCACCACGTCTCCCGGCCGGCGCTGTACCGCCGGCTGGAGGCGATAGAGGGCCGGCTGGGCGTGGACCTCGACGACTTCGAACAGGCCGCCTCGGTGCACATCGCGCTCCTCGCGCACGACGCGCAGCAGGGCTGA